From Thermoanaerobacterales bacterium, a single genomic window includes:
- a CDS encoding sulfurtransferase TusA family protein produces the protein MNKPLVDTRGLVCPEPMLMVKRVLDGMNSGVMEVLADTAAARENIKRLAQSRGWRVEIGQQGEDILLTLSRD, from the coding sequence GTGAACAAGCCTCTCGTTGATACCCGGGGCCTTGTATGCCCCGAACCGATGCTGATGGTGAAAAGGGTACTGGATGGAATGAACAGCGGAGTTATGGAGGTCCTGGCCGACACCGCGGCCGCGCGGGAGAACATTAAGCGCCTGGCGCAGTCCCGCGGCTGGCGGGTCGAGATCGGTCAGCAGGGAGAGGACATCCTGTTGACCCTGAGCCGGGACTGA